Genomic window (Kogia breviceps isolate mKogBre1 chromosome 15, mKogBre1 haplotype 1, whole genome shotgun sequence):
GTTCCGCCCCGGAGCCGCCCTGTTCAGTCTGAGTGGCACACGTGGGtcagccgggggtgggggagggcgggtCAGGGCCCAAGGGAGGATGCAAAGCACGTGCAGAAAGCAGCCCTGAGGGGAAGGGGAGTGTTGGCTGATTAGATACAAGTCTCCCGCTTAAACGCTTTACAGACGTTTTGAGGTCAACCTGAGAGCTCTGGCAGGGACCAGGATCCTGCATCTTGGGGCTGTGGAGCCAGAGGGTTCTTCGGGGTCACTCTGGCTTTACCGGTGGGGAAACAGGTGTGTGCGCCTGGCCCACTCAGCCTGCCCACTGGTTTGGTGGCCAGAGCAATCAAAACCCAGTGCCCCCGCGTCAGCGAGTCGTGAGACGGCGGGAACTGACCGTGGCTCTCTGCACAGCACTTGGGGGGTTGAGACAGCTGCATTCGCAAACCCAGTCTCCTGCGCTCCGTCCTGCAGTGCTTTCGAGCGATTTCAGCAGGTGGCCAAGGAAGCAGCGATGGCAGCACCCCATCTTGCAGGAGGCGCACAGGGCTGTGTCTCCACTCCGGGTGTCCTTGGCGTgtgtgagggagggagcaggCCGGCGGGGACCTGGCCAGTTCCTGGCCCCCAACCCAGACGGGCAGCCGAGGCCACAGCCGGCGGAGCCTGCCAGAGCGCAGCCGGAGGGACTGTGTTGGAGGGCTCGGGGTGGCGGCGGGGACACGGGGCAGCCAAGCCGGCGGCTGGCGCTCCGCCCCTCCCCACACACCCGCGGTTCCCAGCAGGACGGCCGACGGGCACCCCATCCCGTGATCCAAGGTGGCCTCTGGTCTTGCAGGGCGCCTGGATGCCCTCACCGCCACTGCAGCGAGGAGGGGCGGGGACAGGAGACAGCTGCCTTGGGTCAGTCCACCACTGACCGAACCCTTGGAGGGAAAATCGGCGAGGCCTCCCTGCCCCGCAGGAGGAAGCGGTTTCTTCCCGGACGACCAGCCGTGCTGGGTGAAGAGCGATGCGTCAGCAGATTCCTGTGGCCTCCAGAGAAGCAGCCCAGTCACcccgggcggggccgggggccgaGGTGCCCGAGGGGAGGCGTGGGGCCGGCTGCCTTGCAGGCCTTCAGCTTTGCTGGGCGTTTTCAGGGGCGAACAGGTGAGGAGGGATCCCGGAAGATCCCCACGGAGCTCGTGCCAGGGAagggaggtcagaggtcagggcaGGGACCCCCCCCCCTCGAAGGAACTGGGGTGCTGTGAGCATCCGTGTCACCCCTCTGTCGCTCTCGCTGGGCAGGGATGTGGGCTTCTGCAGATGTGGCGGGGAGACCCCCTCTGATGCGGCATGGCCCACTGGGTGACACAGCAGGAGCAGAAAGGGACCGAGCCCTCTCCCAGCCTGTCTGCGCCCGGCCAGTGACGAGCAGGGGAAGGTCAAGGTGAGGCCTGGGGACGAGCGTGGCCTTCTGGCATCTGCTACAGGCTTGGAGCTTCTGGgattgttgaatttatttttagctggCCGTCACGGAGCCAAAAGTCCAGAGACAAAAGGAAAGCGGAGAACAGGCTGGTGACGCTCCTTGGAGCTCAACTCTTTACTCAAAGCACAAGTCGGCTTTGGCCCCGGATTCAGGCCCGGGTCAGCCCCGGGCCAAGTTCTGGGCTGCGCGGGTCGAGCAAAAGTCGTCCCTGTCCCTCCGCGCGGCGGGAGGCGAGAAGGCGGTTCCGGTCCCGCAGCTCCGGAGGAGCAGCCTCCTCGCCGGTGCCGCGTCCCCGCCGGATCAGGGCGGCCCCGCGGGCGCCCACGGCCCGGCCACGGAGTCCCCGGCCGGGCCGGTGCCGTCGGGGCCCTGCGAGCCGTCGTCCTCCGCGGCGGAGGCGGAGTGTGTGCTGTCCTCGCGCAGCGCGGGCTCGGCGCTGGCGGCGCGCTGCTGCTGCGCCTTGAGCTCGGAGTAGGAGCGCGAGAAGGTGTGGAAGATGGAGGTGACCGGGAAGGCCATGAGCAGGATGCCGCTGAGGATGCTGCTCAGCGCCACCACCTGCCCGGGGAGGCTGCGCGGCACCATGTCGCCGTAGCCCACCGTGGTCATGGAGATGACGGCCCACCAGTAGCTGGCCGGCACGCTGGAGAAgtcgcggcgcgcgcccagctcGCGCTCGGCCAGGTGCACGAGAGGTGCAAAGAGCGCCATGGCCACGCAGAGGAAGAGCAGCAGCAGCCCGAACTGGCGCGCGCAGCGGCGCACGGTCAGGCCGAGCGAGCGCAGCCCCAGCGAGTGGCGCGCCAAGCGCATCACGTAGAGCACGCGCAGCGCGCGCAGCAGCCGCAGCCCCAGCCCCGCGCGCTCCAGCAGCTTGCTGCCGCCCGCGCCCCGCCGCGCCGCCAGCCCCACGAGCAGCGACACGTAGAAGGGCAGGATGGCCAGGATGTCGATGATGTTGAGCGGTGTCCGCAGGAAGGCACACTTGCTCTCAGCCTGCAGCGAACGCAGCAGGAACTCGAAGGAGAACCAGGCCACGCACACCGTCTCCAGCACAAACAGGCTGCGGCACTTGGGGGAGCACTCGCCCTGGGGGGAGAAGGGGACACgtgctggggcgggggggggcctgcCCCTCCCGGGCCGCCCCTCCTGCTGACGCCCACCCGTGCGCAGGTGCCACTGCGAGGGCAAGGGTCGCAAACCAGAAAAGCCCGATTCCTGTAGGGAAAACGGCAACAAAAATTTACGAGGAGGCTAGCTTCCCACAGGAGAGCAAGCAGAGCTCAGCTGACCGGCTCCCCAGCGAAACTAGAGAGAATCGTTACCAGACAACCATTTAAAGCCTCTGGAAACGCTCCTAAGGACAACGgcaaatgaaaaatgtattcaagaaaatctacgGAAACGGGTTTTAAAAGGAGAGTCTTCGGTATGTGAACCGAGACTCCCCCAGCGTCCCGGCTCAGCGAGGGGGGGGGTCTCCTCTCCAGAGGCTGCAGCCACCAACGCGGGCTCCCTGTCCCCGTGGGCTGAGTCCCCGGGGAGGGAGTGCGGCTGGGGAGAGGGCACCTGCTCCCACGCAACCCCCACTCCTGCAGCGGCATGGAGGCTGCACCCCGAGGACGCCGGGACCCGCAGAGCCCCCGCCCCAGCTTGTGAGGGTGGCTCCGTGCCAGGAGGGGCGACAG
Coding sequences:
- the KCNG2 gene encoding potassium voltage-gated channel subfamily G member 2 isoform X2, producing the protein MVRTRREARPPLDDLVASAVRMSCFPTAQPPDPGAVHGAMALPPGPAEPPGPEPPVGGGGLGGARARHVIINVGGCRVRLAWAALARCPLARLERLRACRGHDELLRVCDDYDVSRDEFFFDRSPCAFRAIVALLRAGKLRLLRGACALAFRDELAYWGIDEARLERCCLRHLRRREEEAAEARAGPAERGGPGSPACAPGPGGGRLARGRRRLRDVLDDPRSGPAGKLFACVSVAFVAVTAVGLCLSTMPDIRAEEERGECSPKCRSLFVLETVCVAWFSFEFLLRSLQAESKCAFLRTPLNIIDILAILPFYVSLLVGLAARRGAGGSKLLERAGLGLRLLRALRVLYVMRLARHSLGLRSLGLTVRRCARQFGLLLLFLCVAMALFAPLVHLAERELGARRDFSSVPASYWWAVISMTTVGYGDMVPRSLPGQVVALSSILSGILLMAFPVTSIFHTFSRSYSELKAQQQRAASAEPALREDSTHSASAAEDDGSQGPDGTGPAGDSVAGPWAPAGPP